Proteins co-encoded in one Salarias fasciatus chromosome 4, fSalaFa1.1, whole genome shotgun sequence genomic window:
- the LOC115386724 gene encoding uncharacterized protein LOC115386724 yields MVGASHKGKADDKQKVLQRLERTITSECKIIRRSMDKAIQAFEKSLNNGIEKSQRSCEKRLKSVIRPRGSGSGFHKTLRSVVEKGGVHKTQKGKEINLNMTLSSSLTKSIDKEFMKTFPNDREKGAFRNSIKKFSLRANQLTKKHKDLELILIFLKTEEDKIKTTVNSTIRDVKKNIYLSLTETIEDRMKPAYERAAGFKGKDSLKKMRETLENHVKESKSQMFREAKDRMLVLLNELRDKIVMDFENTLENSVKLSLCTDGTSVPDVSKELDAVNDIYDKLERSSR; encoded by the exons ATGGTTGGAGCCAGTCACAAAGGAAAG gctGACGATAAACAAAAGGTACTTCAACGGCTTGAAAGAACCATAACCAGTGAATGCAAAATTATCAGGCGATCAATGGACAAGGCTATCCAGGCATTTGAGAAGAGTCTCAATAACGGGATTGAAAAATCCCAAAGGTCATGTGAAAAACGGTTAAAGTCTGTCATCCGTCCG CGAGGCAGTGGCAGCGGTTTTCATAAAACACTCCGGAGTGTTGTTGAGAAAGGCGGcgttcacaaaacacaaaaagggaaagaaataaACCTCAACATGACTTTATCTTCATCACTGACTAAGAGCATTGATAAAGAATTCATGAAGACTTTCCC AAATGACCGCGAAAAGGGAGCATTCCGCAACTCCATCAAGAAGTTTTCACTTCGCGCAAATCAGCTGACCAAAAAGCACAAAGATTTGGAACTGATCCTGATCTTTCTCAAGACAGAG gaagacaaaataaaaaccacagTGAACTCAACCATTCGTGACGTGAAGAAAAACATCTACCTCAGTCTGACTGAGACGATTGAAGACAGAATGAAACCGGCCTATGAAA GGGCAGCAGGATTCAAAGGAAAAGactcattgaaaaaaatgaggGAAACACTTGAGAATCATGTGAAAGAATCCAAGAGTCAAATGTTCAGAGAGGCAAAAGACAGGATGCTGGTCCTGCTGAACGAGCTTCGg GATAAGATTGTGATGGATTTCGAGAACACACTGGAGAACTCAGTGAAACTCTCACTGTGTACTGATGGTACTTCAGTCCCAG ATGTTTCAAAAGAGCTTGATGCAGTGAATGACATCTACGATAaactgg AGAGAAGCAGTCGCTGA